Proteins encoded in a region of the Terriglobales bacterium genome:
- a CDS encoding M28 family peptidase gives MIFRPVSIVPALLIVFAFAACNRADSTASAAGPAPAAAPTPAPDSLPRVDGQRALQFTRDVVGFGPRYIGSPGHAKTEEYLRKELKGDNLQEDSFTASTPAGSLKMTNFIAKFPGKKEGIIVVSGHYDTLYNRKDFVGANDGGSSTGLLLELARQLRGKKLDGSSVWLVWFDGEEAIRRWTPPDSVYGSKHLAAKWAKDGTLKKIQAFLLLDMIGDAELNIERDSNSTPWLQDVVYKAASNLGSQSHFFGRPNELADDHLPFGQAGVPVVDLIDFNYGPQNSYWHTAQDTLDKLSAQSLEIVGSAVLETIHLLNAS, from the coding sequence ATGATCTTTCGGCCGGTATCCATCGTCCCCGCACTTCTCATCGTGTTCGCCTTCGCCGCCTGCAATCGCGCTGACTCTACCGCCTCCGCTGCCGGACCGGCGCCGGCAGCCGCTCCCACACCCGCCCCCGACTCGCTGCCCCGCGTTGATGGCCAGCGCGCGCTGCAATTCACGCGCGACGTGGTCGGGTTTGGCCCCCGTTACATCGGCAGCCCCGGCCATGCCAAAACTGAGGAGTACCTGCGCAAGGAACTCAAGGGCGACAATCTCCAGGAAGATAGCTTTACCGCCAGCACCCCCGCCGGCAGCTTGAAGATGACAAATTTCATCGCCAAGTTTCCAGGCAAGAAAGAGGGGATCATCGTCGTTTCCGGCCATTACGACACCCTCTACAATCGCAAGGATTTCGTCGGCGCCAACGACGGCGGTTCCTCCACCGGCCTGCTGCTTGAACTGGCTCGCCAACTGCGCGGCAAGAAGCTCGACGGTTCCAGTGTCTGGCTGGTGTGGTTCGACGGCGAAGAGGCCATCCGGCGATGGACGCCCCCGGATTCCGTTTACGGCAGCAAGCATCTCGCTGCCAAGTGGGCGAAAGACGGCACGCTGAAAAAGATCCAGGCCTTTCTGCTGCTCGACATGATTGGCGACGCCGAGCTCAACATCGAGCGCGACTCCAACTCAACTCCGTGGCTGCAGGACGTGGTTTACAAGGCGGCGTCAAACCTGGGGTCTCAGTCCCACTTTTTCGGGCGCCCGAACGAACTGGCGGACGACCACCTGCCCTTCGGTCAAGCCGGCGTTCCCGTCGTCGACCTCATCGATTTCAATTACGGCCCCCAAAATTCCTACTGGCACACCGCCCAGGACACGCTTGACAAGCTGAGCGCGCAAAGCCTGGAAATTGTCGGGAGCGCGGTGCTTGAAACCATCCACCTGCTCAACGCCAGCTGA
- the deoC gene encoding deoxyribose-phosphate aldolase codes for MVTMVSQAAPALTWQAAASMIDHTLLKPDASREQIEKLCREAARFDFASVCVNAYWVPVCAAILRPTAVKVCTVVGFPLGATLTRAKQLETVEALRLGADEIDMVMNVGAMKSADHARVENDIRAIAQVTHDAGGLLKVILENILLTREEKIAGCELSLAAGADFVKTSTGFSTGGATVEDVALMRQTVGNLAGVKAAGGIRTADQMLAMVAAGADRIGASASVAICRKLGAPY; via the coding sequence ATGGTGACCATGGTGTCGCAGGCAGCTCCAGCGCTGACGTGGCAAGCGGCTGCCAGCATGATCGATCACACGCTGCTGAAGCCGGACGCCTCGCGCGAGCAGATCGAAAAGCTGTGCCGCGAGGCAGCGCGCTTCGACTTCGCCTCGGTGTGCGTGAATGCTTACTGGGTCCCGGTATGCGCGGCCATTCTGCGTCCGACCGCGGTCAAGGTGTGCACGGTCGTGGGTTTTCCGTTGGGAGCGACGCTGACCCGCGCCAAACAACTGGAGACGGTGGAAGCGCTGCGGCTCGGCGCCGACGAAATCGACATGGTGATGAATGTCGGAGCGATGAAGTCGGCCGATCATGCCCGGGTGGAGAACGACATCCGGGCCATTGCTCAAGTAACGCATGATGCCGGCGGGCTGCTGAAGGTGATCCTGGAAAACATCCTTCTGACGCGGGAGGAAAAGATCGCGGGATGCGAACTCTCGTTGGCTGCGGGAGCCGATTTCGTCAAAACGTCCACCGGGTTTTCGACCGGCGGAGCAACGGTGGAAGACGTGGCGCTTATGCGCCAGACGGTGGGAAACTTGGCAGGCGTCAAAGCCGCTGGCGGGATTCGCACCGCCGACCAGATGCTCGCAATGGTGGCTGCGGGCGCGGACCGGATTGGCGCGAGCGCGTCGGTGGCGATTTGCCGCAAGCTGGGAGCGCCGTACTAG